CGGAAAAACTAGTACTGGGGCTACTAGATATATGATGTGATAGGTGCATGTCACTAACATGTTTGAAATCATCATCTGATAATTCCACTAATATTTAAGCTGACATCTTAGTACGGGCGCATGTACAAGGAATATTACACCTCGTCTACGATGCTTGCTTAATAAAGCAGCTAGCTTAGGTATACTTAATCGATCTTCCAAAAACGTGAAAATGACttgtataagtatatatatatacttattgaCCCTATTTTGATTAATCAATAAACCCAAGTTATCCGGTGTGTCACAATCAAGGTGTTGAAACTGTGCACTATAGTTCTAATttgacgatatatatatatattctcatgcAAAAGTTTCTTAATCAAATGACCATAGAcatgaggtatatatatataagattggTCTATGTTATAAAGTAGTCCGTGGTTGCGTTCAAGCAATTTTTTGGTATTTATGTCGCTACCCCGAGACAACTTTTCATGTATCCACGCAGTTATGATCAATGtctttaaaacatatataatatattgtagttcGAACGGACAAtcaattttaaagatgaatgattttgtctttaaatatatattactgtTCGAATATCAGTAATTACAATTTAAACTGTTTTTGAGAcgatatttaaatttaatccttaaaagtaattatttttaggaataaaaaaaatttcatttaaaaaaaaaatttgtttttaaaagtcaaatttattgcaataaattaattaaaagctcTTTTAAGCCGATGAAACAGTCATTTTGGTTGTATCGGcaaaattataaaacttgaaTTTAGATGGTAGctacttccaaacaaaacatatttgCACAATAAGAAAAGACAGAGATTTTGGGATTCGAGTATATAGAATATATTACATTGATCAGGTAGCTAGGTCAACTTCCAAAATCATTGGTAACCTTTTGATAAATTGACCGACCTGTCTTAATAAGGGGATTAAGAGATATTAATGATCATTTAAGAAGACCCTGCAGGCCAATTATGTACTCCAGATGAATGAGATGATTAAGATCACACAGGAAGTTTTTAACtggcacatatatatatatatatatatatatatgaatatcagTGAAACTGTGTATGTCTGCGCTTTGTCAATAGATTTGCATAGTTAATTCTAATTAGCTAGGTTTGGGTTAAAGATGGTATTCCTAACTAGGACGTGTTGAAAATTAATTACTCTGATTGATTTTGAGAGGATCATGACATTTGATTACAACAGCCTATATATGTACATGAGAAagctatataaataaattaattaattaatagagaaATGCCCGCCGCCTACTCACCACTGCATTGTTTACGGTCTTATAATGTAAGTGAAAATACGTGTACGTACTCCTATTAACATCAGAAGCTTTTAAAGTGAGTCTGTCACTGCTCATTCTCCACGCCATCATTGTTATTGATGGCGATGGAAAACTGGCACCGTTTGTATGTTGTACAGaactaaattaatttatttcagtttaattttaaatatttaatttttttctcaatttaaaatatttttatttttttcaattcaataccTGAccgataatattttttaattttttataaatatatataaattcatattaatatttaaatatatataaattcattttaaatatattttataaaattcattctatcattatttataaaaaatttaaaattcattctAAACTCCGTCTCCTTAACGTAAAGAAGCTAGTGAATTATAAACTGGGTTGTAGGTGACAATTTTGTTGTCCTTTCAGATGTCAGGTTGTTGCAGACATTGGGATTGCCTTTTGCATTGGATTAATTAAGGTTGTGACTGATTTATTTACggttattttctgtatttttatctttttctagcgtatatttttttttttagcttttagcagtgtatttgtttttcttgttcaGCAACttacttcttttattttgttcttatatataattgtttattgTACACTTTCTTGTTTCCAAGGCAGCTGTTTTGAATGAAGTTTAGGATgactatctcaattcattttaattaattatttaaatttaaatataaaatataataaatatttttttttaatttttaaataataataatattaaaaaataatattttaataatattttcatctcaattcaacttaacttaattcatttgaacatccaaacacaactttataagctctcaataaaaattaaaaaaaaataattttatgaaaaagtggaaaaagagGTCGAGCTACGCACAGAGCTCAATTTAGATATCAAAATGtctcaatctattttattttatctcatcattataattttcataaatttttatataaaatataataaataattttaattttttaaaatttcaaaaaataattatattaaaaaaatatattataaaaatattttatttaacttttaacttttatctaaaattatcttatctcatcttccTAGTCAAACCCCACCTAAATTACCCCATGTCATCTGAATTTATCGAACATCTACTAGCCACCATAGAATATATTCTATTGGATGGGCTTGCTTACTTTTCGGAAAATGCAtgcagattatatatatatatatatatatttacattttctAGTTTAATTAAATGTTCACGAATATGCATGTATATGAATGACTAAAATACGATATAGTTCGATAAGTATTTAGAGAcgtatttttaactttttaagcaTTAAAGTGGGTGTTAGGGTGGTTGGTTCTCAACTTTTCTCTCCCTTGATAATTTAGGCCTCATTTATTTATAGAAATGAGAAGAGTTAAGTttttgattaaaattaaaaaattaaatgaaatattataagaatatatttttttaatattatttttattttaagatttaaaaaaattaaattattttattttatataaaaaattttaaaaaatttaaaggattagattagataaaataagaaattttcaaaatttttaaaatttaaaattttaatcttaaaaacaaactagtGCTGCTTTATCTTCAAACTCTGGCATCCAACcgctaaaaatatatatatatatatatttaaatgataagaagaaaacaaaaatatgaaaaagacaaggagatatttaatattgaattgaaaacgAAGACCCCCTCCACCCCCCACTTGttgttcatcatcatcttccttttttttttttttttttttaaattaagctTTGGTGGAAGGAGACGTTTCGTCGTTTTTCAGCTGTTTGTATCTTCTGACACGATTTGAAATtacatttcattatatatattttatttcatttcataaatgcAGATACATGATACATCACTCTATATATctttaaaaagatattttgatCTAGGAGTCCTGGCTGCATCAAATGATTTGAAAAGGGATCCAGGAGGGTCAAATCAACAAGAAgttcttctttgttttgatcTATATTCGCAGGTACTTCACTGGAAAGGCCATAAGTGataagagagagatagatcAGCAACGtctacatataaaataaatccttgaactaaattttaaattatttttccctGAAAATGGACATAATTTGTGGATAATGAGGTGAATAAAGATGGGTATCTTTTTCTCAGCCCTGTAACCCAACTCTCTCTTTCCTGCCTTTTTTTTCGCCTTTTCAGTAGAGGGGAATTGCAGAGATTTGAGTCTGACAGAGTGCCATCTCCTTGTATAGATTGATGAATCCCATGGGTAGATAGATCATACAAGTAAAGACAGGTGGGTTTGATTGGTGCTTCTGTTCTGATGTATTTTTATATCTGATCCTGTATTTTAGCCAATACGGTTTCGTCTCAACACACACATACATctactcactctctctctctctctcaaattgtAATGGGTTCTGGTCACTGTAAGGCAGATTCTTCTTTCCTTTGCTGTGTAGAGATGATCATGAAGCACGTGCACACTCGGGTTTTAGTCACAACAGGTACCAGTTTATTAACTAATACACTAGTCGATTCCTCCTCTCTCTTTGCTTCAATATATATCTTTCCCTCTTTATCTCTCCTACCGTCTTTCCATAAATATAAAGCTAACATGGCTTCATATTTCAgtccctctcctcctcctcttcctcctccttcaccTTCAAGCAATGATAACTTAATTAGGTTCTTAAGAAGAACATAATAAAGTGCATGGCCTCTGAAGTTCTAGTCCTGGACAGATCAGAATTAGTGCACAAACTTGGTTGATCACTGCAAACTGAATAAATTTGTTGTTCTTTTGCCTCTTGATTTCACCAGGATTTGTCTGAAAAGAAGACCACCTTCACAGTGAATTCCGTAAGTCACCCGTAAAGCTCCGACATACCCGTTTCTTAACGGTTCTAGCTCTTACATGGGTTGAGCGATCACCCTAATTCCCGCATAATTCACAAGGTAGATAAATACTCCCTCaacatatattttatcttaGCATGCAATAAGTTATAACATATACAATCCAGTTGTATATATCGTgcatgtgtttgtgtttgtgtgtgtctCTGGATTGGGTACCTGGATGTGAAGGCTAACTAACGTGGTCTCTTTTCAATGAAGTAACCTCagatacataatatatttatttccaAGAAAACCGATGGCGACGTACTTTCATGGCAATTCAGAAATCCAAGCAGCTGATGGCTTACAAACCCTCGTCCTCATGAATCCAGCTGGTTACGTCCAATACTCCGACACGCCACCACCGGCACAGTCCGCAGCCAACAACTTCGTCTTTCTAAATTCTGTCGCCGCGGCTGCTGCTGCCAGCTCCTTAAACTACCCTCACGCGCCGCCACCCCACACCCAGCAGTTCGTCGGAATCCCTGTACCCACCTCTGCTTCACCCGCATCCCATGACCCCAATTCTCAACCCATGCACTCCCACCACGAGATCTCCGCCTTGCATGGCTTCGTCCCTCGGGTTCAGTACAATCTTTGGAACTCAATTGACCCAAACGCGGCGGCGCGTGAGATCCCACGGTCACAGCAGGGACTGTCTTTGAGCCTGTCTTCACAGCAACCTGCGTATGGGTCATTCCGGACCGACCGTGAAGTTCCATCACAGTCTCAAGCGCCGGCCATTTCAGGGGAAGATATGCGGGTTTCtggtggatcatcttcttcagCTTCGGGGGTGACAAATGGTATGCGGAGTGTGCAGCTGAGCTCTAAGTACTTGAAGGTTGCTCAAGAACTTCTTGACGAGGTTGTGAATGTCGGTAACGGAATTAAGAGTGAGATACTAAAAAAGGCTAATGGGCGGACTACGGTGATGGGAGAATCATCGGTGGCGGCGAGTGGTGAAGGTTCGGTTGGCGGTGAATTCGCAAGTGGAAAGCGTGCTGCCGAGCTATCAACGGCCGAGAGGCAGGAAATTCAGATGAAAAAGGCAAAGCTTATTAACATGCTTGATGAGGTATGCTCGTTTTTTGTTAAGATGCATGGTTTGCAGCTAGTCTCTACGTTGGCTTGGGTATGCGGGGTTTGGTTTTCCATATAGAGGAACGgataaaaagaatttgaattttgattcttaaaaaaaaaaaaaaggtctttaTCGGTTAAGTTCCGAGAGATTTTGACTAAAAGCTCTTCCTCAAAGAGAACGCGTGTCTAAAAATTTGTAAGGTGTTCCTTCCATAAAATGAGTCCTTAAAATCTTCACAAGTTTCCAAGGTTCAGCTTTTAGAGATTGATGGTATCTAAATGCGCGTTGTTAGTTTGGTTCAGCTACCATGAATACAAAATTTATGATAGACCCGAATTTTTTATGGGAATTCCAAATACGGTAGCTTTGATTCCGGTGGTTCACCAATTTTTCAATCTGAATTCTTTTGTTCGTGTTTTGTAATATGAAGGTGGAACAACGGTACAGACAGTACCACAACCAGATGCAGATTGTGATTTCCTCGTTCGAACAAGCGGCCGGAATAGGCTCGGCAAGAACGTACACAGCCCTTGCATTACAAACAATCTCAAAGCAGTTCCGGTGTTTGAAGGATGCAATAACTGGCCAAATTCGATCGGCAAACAGGAGCTTAGGCGAAGAAGATTGCCTAGGAGGCAAGATCGAAGGTTCAAGACTCAAATACGTCGACCATCATCTTCGACAACAACGAGCTCTCCAACAGTTGGGAATGATCCAGCACAATGCTTGGAGACCCCAGAGAGGATTGCCTGAAAGATCAGTTTCTGTTCTCCGTGCTTGGCTTTTTGACCACTTTCTCCACCCGTAAGCATCTCAGAATTGTAATTCCATTTGCATTTGTTTTCTCATATTGCAATGATTCATGATGTTTTCACTAACATTATTCAATTTGGATTTTAGATATCCGAAGGACTCAGACAAGCATATGCTTGCAAAGCAGACAGGGCTTACTAGGAGCCAGGTATCCCGTCAATGTCCTTGCATTCTTTATAGTTGTTTACATTGTCGTGGAATTTTTCAAGTTGAATAGCTTGATCATAATGCAGGTGTCTAATTGGTTTATCAATGCTCGAGTTCGGCTTTGGAAGCCAATGGTGGAGGAGATGTACATGGAGGAACTCAAGGAGCATGAGCATAATGGATCAGAGGACAAAATAAGCAAGAGCAATGAAGATTCAGCATCAAAGTCCATTGCTCTGCAAGATAAATGTCCTGCTACTGAAAATCAAACCAAAGGTTTCAATTCGAAACAAGAGAATTCTGCAAACCAGAGCGTGGCTCCTGCAATTTCAATTTCCAAAGCTTCAACATCTCCGGTTGGAGGAAATATTAGGAACCAGACTGGCTTCACTCTCATTGGATCGTCAGAATTGGAAGGAATCACACAGGGAAGTCCAAAGAAACAGAGGAGCAATGAGATGCTGCATTCTCCAAGAAGTGTTCCATCAATAAACATGGATGTCAACTCTAATGAGGCAAGCAATGAGCAAGTTTCTATGAAATTCGGGGATGAGAGGCAGAGCAGAGATGGATACTCATTCATGGGAGGCCAAATGAACTTCATTGGAGGTTTTGGGCAATACCCAATTGAGGATATAGGAAGGTTCGATGCTGAGCAGTTTGCACCAAGGTTTTCTGGCAATGGTGTTTCTCTTACACTTGGTCTCCCCCACTGTGAAAACCTCTCCTTGTCCGCAACCCACCATACATTTCTCCCTAACCAGAGCATTCAACTGGGAAGAAGAGTAGACATCGGTGAACCCAATGACTTCGGTGCCATAAGCACCTCCAACCCTCACTCTTCAGCTGCATACGAGAACATCAACATTCAGAACCCAAAGAGGTTTGCAGCACAATTGTTGCCCGACTTTGTGGCCTGAATAACAGCATACTTGAAGATATGAGATTGGTGGCGTCATGGGTTAAGGGTATCTTTCACAATTTCTTCCTCCTCCCTCTAATACTAAGGAACCAGGAAAATGCATGCTAGTGtagagaaaaaagaatatttacTCTAGTATAGGTTTATACTTCGAATAGAACCATTTGAGTTCTTAGACAACTTAGGATTTGAGAGCATATGGTTGAGgattgtatattatttttttaagttttgaagatGGATAGATGGATGATGTCATATAGACTAGTTATCTAGCTggatatacaataatattaatgattGTAATTACATGCCGCTGTGATTAATGTGTGCTCTGTCCAATGAAGGAAGGAAAACTAGGAGCAAATTTACTTCGAGGGTTCtgagaagaaaatggaaaatagaCCAGGCTACTATATTTTCCTTTCATGTATTAAATCCGACCCGTTCGGCCTTATTTTCCTTTAACATAATCATTTTGAGCTTTTCATCTTGTTAATGTACAAATTTgtcaaaatttgtaaaatagcTCGACGTATGCTTATAGTCTCTACTCGATCGGGCTAACTTAGAATGCGTGAcgatataataatataattaattgattttgGGGTCCCTTCGTTGCCTGCAGCAAGACCCTTAtttaacctatatatataaactctatTTTACACAACTTAGAGAGTtaagagagataaaaaaagaaatcctcAGTGTCTTCACAAAGGAACTTTATTTCCATAGATTGAGCCTTAAAACTTTGTTTCTCGTTTTTCCTTGTTCTTCTTAGTTCTAAACCACTGCCACCATTTTAGATCAGTTGATCACCTTAGGCTTAGATTGTTGTTGATGAGTTCCTTGATGTATTCGGAGATTCGATTAGTGGATGTGCTTGTTTGTGCTGAGGTACTATAGGAGGAGTCTAGACTCTAGAGTATGGGATCTGCTGTGGTGCAAAGATTGTCTCCAAGCATGATATTTCAATGGAGTCAAGGTTAGGCATTCAATTAA
This genomic interval from Juglans regia cultivar Chandler chromosome 3, Walnut 2.0, whole genome shotgun sequence contains the following:
- the LOC108982860 gene encoding BEL1-like homeodomain protein 1, whose protein sequence is MATYFHGNSEIQAADGLQTLVLMNPAGYVQYSDTPPPAQSAANNFVFLNSVAAAAAASSLNYPHAPPPHTQQFVGIPVPTSASPASHDPNSQPMHSHHEISALHGFVPRVQYNLWNSIDPNAAAREIPRSQQGLSLSLSSQQPAYGSFRTDREVPSQSQAPAISGEDMRVSGGSSSSASGVTNGMRSVQLSSKYLKVAQELLDEVVNVGNGIKSEILKKANGRTTVMGESSVAASGEGSVGGEFASGKRAAELSTAERQEIQMKKAKLINMLDEVEQRYRQYHNQMQIVISSFEQAAGIGSARTYTALALQTISKQFRCLKDAITGQIRSANRSLGEEDCLGGKIEGSRLKYVDHHLRQQRALQQLGMIQHNAWRPQRGLPERSVSVLRAWLFDHFLHPYPKDSDKHMLAKQTGLTRSQVSNWFINARVRLWKPMVEEMYMEELKEHEHNGSEDKISKSNEDSASKSIALQDKCPATENQTKGFNSKQENSANQSVAPAISISKASTSPVGGNIRNQTGFTLIGSSELEGITQGSPKKQRSNEMLHSPRSVPSINMDVNSNEASNEQVSMKFGDERQSRDGYSFMGGQMNFIGGFGQYPIEDIGRFDAEQFAPRFSGNGVSLTLGLPHCENLSLSATHHTFLPNQSIQLGRRVDIGEPNDFGAISTSNPHSSAAYENINIQNPKRFAAQLLPDFVA